The sequence ATTCAGATTGTACCTGCTGTAAGGCATAGTTCCACTGATTTGTATGAGTATCAAATGTTCTCTGAAATATTTGAACTTGAGGGTAGGAGCGCAGAATATCTAGAGTTGTATCAGAACTATAACTGTCAATAACTATTATTTGTTTTGCCCAAGTAAGACGCTGAAGTGTACGGTGGAGGTTGGCAGCTTCATTAAATGTCAGGATCAGGGGAGTTATTTGATCAAGCATTGATTGTAGTTATGACAATATCGTAATATTTGCAGATATTTAATAAACAGCAGAAATCGGTTCTCTTTTACGAATGGACATATATATTTCGATCAATTGTGAGGCAACACGCTCCCAAGTATAGTTTTCAAAAACTAGCTGTCTAGCACGATTTCCCATCTGTTTTGCTTGTTGAGGATTTTGTAAACATTTCGTTAAAGCATCAGCAAGTTCTTCCGCATTAACGTTGACTACATAAGCAGCTTGGGCTGATGCTGCTTCAGAAAAATTGCAGCCAGTAGTAATCACGCATGGCAACCCTGATGCCATACCTTCCAAAACAGACATACTAAATCCTTCAGAGTACGAAGGAGCAACGTAGATGTTTGCAGCAGCAAGAGCGCTGTGTTTGAGGGAGCCTGTCAGCATACCAGTGAAGGTAACTGCGTCTATGCATCCAGCTTGAGCAAAATAGTCCTTAACAACAGGTAAATAACCAATATTGTCTTGCCCTGCAACGATTAAATGTGTATGAGGAAACAGGGTATGTATTTTAGCAAAAGCAGTAGAAAGTAAGTCTAATCCTTTTTTAGGGTCGATTCTACCAAGAAATAGAATTAGTGTTTTATTTCGAGTTTCTGGGAATTTTGAATAAAAATTTTCTGGCTCTGGTAAAGTTTCAAAATCTTGTTTGTGAACTCCATTAGGGACAACAAATATAGGAGCTTTGAGATCAAGGATTTTAACACCTTCTGCTTCTTTTTTTGCTAGAGTTTGAATAGCACTAGCTTGCTGAAGAGCAGGTTTCTCAAATAAGTTGTAGTATAAACGCTTTTTCCAAGCTTTGTATGATAATGCCCAAGGCTCTAACATTCCACGAGGAGTTACAAGATAAGGAATCTTCTGTTGCTGACAAGCCCAATAAGCAGGCAAATTAGCATAAGAAAAAACAGCATTTGCATGTACTAGATCATAGTTGGATGCATTTTTAAATAACCAGTTCGTCAATGCGAGACTAAATTTATAGCCTTTTAAATCCCAATAGGGGAAATATTGAAAGCGATAGGATGTTTCAGAGATCCAAGTTTGTAATGGAACGTTTAGTTTCTCAGAACCGTTAGCATTAGTTGTTATCAAATCAACTTCGATGCTGTGATGACCTAATGCTTGAGCTAGCTCTACAACACTTTTGGAAGGACCACCGTAGACAGTTCCAACAGCAGGAACAAGCATTAAAATTTTCATAAAATCTGTTTAATACTTCAAATAAATCTCACAATCACATAATGATTTAAGTCACTTCAAGACACTGCATTATAGATTCATTAGACTTTTTCTGGCGGTATTTTATAACCTTTGCAGGTACTCCTACGGCTACAGCAAAAGGCGGAATTGACTTAGTAACTACACTATTTGCACCAATAACAGCACCATTACCAATTTCAACACCCTTACCAATGAAAACACCTCTACCAATCCAAACGTCAGAACCTATTTTGATCTTTGCTCCTTGAAAACCTTGATTTCTAATTAAAGTTTCTGGATCTGCATAAGCATGATCGTTATCGCGAATTGATACGAATTCTGCAATCCTTGAGTTATCACCAATTTCTACTCCATACAAAGAAGAAATATATGTGTAATCGTTTAAGCTTACAAAGTTTCCAATATTTATATAGCCATCTGCTCCACAGTTCAGAAATATTCCTATTCCGAACGAGCAATTATTTCCAACTCTGATATCACGAAAAGCATATCCAAATCGAGGAAATCCTTGAAAACAACAATTTTTACCTAAAGCCCTAAACCATATCTGTGGAAAAAATAAACAGCTATTAGCTACTAAAGTAGATTTTAAAAAGTCAAAGCCTTTAAATACCTTTGACAAGAATAAGTAGAACATATAAATCTGTGCTTAATCTCTGATTGAACAGAAGCAGGAATTAAATGCATAAATTATAATTGTGTTATGGCAGTTAATTTTCTCTTTCTCTAAGTAATATACGTTTGTGCTGCTGTGCGGCTGAACCATACTTAGTCCAAAGTTCTAATCGTCTTTGTGCATTAGTTATATAACGTTCGCGTGTTTTTGTGTCAAATAGAATTGCAGCAATCGCTACAGCTATTTGTTGTGGACTGTTTGGATCTATCAACATTATCTCCTCGTCAGTAAATTCTTTTGTAATACCACCTACTCGTGTAGCTATCACAGGTACTCCTTGACTTAATGCTTCATCTATTACACGAGGAACTCCTTCCGGATAAGAAGATGATGGTACAACTAATACATCTGTCTCTTGAAAAAAAGCAGACAATTTTTCTTTTGCATCAACCCAACCATGAAACTTGATGTATTCATTAAATTTCATATTTTGAACAAATATTTCAGTTGCTTGACGATCCGCACCATCACCAACCACATCGAGTACAATTGTTACTTCTGGGTAATTGTGAACAACTAACTGCATTGCTAAAAACAAATCTTTTAATCCTTTGCGCCAGAGAACTTGACCTAGATATAAAACTCGCTTTACACAACTAACTGAAGAATCTGGAGCGTATGTTTTACTACGTAGGTTTAGATGCCCAAGAGGAACAGTTTCAACCACGTTTTGATTGAATTTACGTACACGATCAGCTAAATATTTTCCTCTAGCAATTACTACACTTGCTATTTTTAATGTGTACTCAGTACTAAAACGATATAGAACTGACCAGCCTAACCATTTACCATTTGCTTGTAAAAGAGATTGTTCATAATCATTACCTAAATAAACCACCATGCCTCGTGATAATTGATGAATTAGTGGAAGAATTGGCACGAGAGATAGAAAAGCAGGAAAGTATAGTATTACATAGGGTCGGTGCCTTAGGTAAGCTATTAAGCGTAGCCAGTTGAAGAGTGCCTTTTGGTGCGATTGTAGAGGAACAACTTTAACTAAATTTGAATTTATATTTCCTTGCAGTGAAGGCATTTCGCTAGATACATAGGTTATCCAAGTACATTCATCAAATTGCTGAGCTAATTCATTAATATATTCGGCAATTGATGTTTTAGTTATCCACGTATTGTTTGAAGTATGCTGTACAGATGATAATCCAACTATCAATATGTTTTTACGTTGAATTTTCATTTTAAAAACTTACCTTTTTATTTACTCTTAACGACTTTAAGTGAAAAGTAATACCAGCAAGAATCCAGGCAAACATTGTTGCTATTGTAGTATGTGTTAATCCATACATGAAGAAACTAACAAGCGCAGCAAATAATGGAATTTCTATCTGTGGCTCGATAATATTAAAAGCTCTAACTAAAACTGGTAAAATGAAAAATGTAAATAGGAGAAGACCTAGTGGACCTCCTGCTCTTAAGATATCAATGATATTACTATGCGCATTTTTGCTATATACACGGCTACCTACTTGGATTTCTGATTCAGTAAAGCCAAGACCAAATGGTGATTCTGATAAATCTTTTAATGTACTCTCAATCGCTCCAAAGCGTGCTGTATCAGATTTGCTACTTTGTATTGCTTCTAATTGAGTATCACTCAGTCGTTGTATTAATGCTGTATATTGCTTTGGTAAATAACTTTGAATCAGAAAAATACCTATTGCTAGTATCGTACTAGCAGCAACAAAGTTTCGCAACCAATACTTTACTCTTGTAATGTCTCCGCTAATGTAAAAGATGTACGTAATCACAATAGCAAAGCTTATAAATAAGCCTCTTGAATAGGTAAGTATTGCTGCTAAGATAGTAGGAATCAATACCACAATCCATAAAAATTTTTGTTTTTTTTCAACTGATTGCGAAAAAATGAAAGCTATTGGGATGGGAAAAGCAAGGCATAAGTGAGCAGCCATTGGTGTTTGGCTGTAAAAGGGACCTAGTAAATTAGCAACTTCCAATCCACGACTAGCTGAACGCTCATTAACTCTAGGTATATCAACTACATGAAAATAATCGATAAGACTTGTAATAGACATTAAGGCAGTAGATATAGCAAATACTGATATTAACTGCAAAATTTCTTGTCTTTGTAGCTTTAACCCTGCGACAGAAAAAGCAAGCAAGAAATAGCCACCTACTAAAATTGTCATTTTTATAGCTTGTATTGGTTCAGAAGCAAATAAAGATGCTGTGCCACTAAGAATCAGAAAAGCTACAAAAAACAAAGCATTTGGATAGCGCTTTATTGCAGCCATAGTTCTTCCAGAGAATACACTTAATCCAATTAGTAGTATTGCTAATCCTGTTGTTATGCCTATATTAGTTTCTCCCTTAGCAGTCTGTGCAAAGCGCATTAAATCTCCCCAGGGCGAAAAAGCTACACAAGATAATAAGAGTATGTATATGATATTTCTCATCTTTTATTATTTAAAATTTAAAAAATGAACTCAACTAATAATCAGTTTAATTTATAAATTTGCGATTTATAAAATCTCAGTCGATTTCTAATTTTGTTTAGCTGTTGAATATATATTTCTTGTAGGTAAAATTTGACCCTGTCAACTCTATGAATAGTTAGTCTTATTGAATGGGATTTTAAAGAATAATTAAGATGTTTAAGAAAGTCTCCAGTCAGAATCTCAAATATTTCAATCTCCTCAGAAGCTAGTTTTTTTTCCCAATCGTTTAATCGCGTTACATCTAAACGTTTTCCAATAAGATTATGCTGTGCAGAAGTATAAAATGGTACTTTGAATCCTGTAGCTTTAAGCATTAAGTGTTGATATTCAATATCTAGATAAGAGCAAAGGTTTTTTACAGTTTCTTCAGGTTCGCTGATTAAATCTTCGTACTTGATACGGATAATTTTGTCCTTTCCAAGAAAAGATTCAGCAGCAAGACCATATGCCATATGTTCTACCCACCAACTAGCTGCTTTTGTTATTGTGTTTGGTCCCCAGTCTAGTGGCATAACTGAGGAAGCTACGGCTCTACCGTCTCTAACAATGTGTATAAATTTAGCTTGTGGGAAAACTTCTAGTAAAGTTTTAGCATACTTCATGTTTGTAGGAGTATGATCTATCCACAGCTTAGGAGATTTAGAGGAATTTATACTTTCTGCGTATTTCTTCACAAAAAAATCTACTGTATGAATAGCACTCTTAGCTAAATTTTCTTGTAAATTTTCCGCATCTACGCTAATTCTCCATATTTTGAAGCGCTTGTCTTTTAAAATTTCGTTTGTATATGTATGAAAATGAGCTTTATGGTTGCAAGCTTGAATGATATTTAATTTGAATTGAAATTCTGGTATCGTTAGGCAATCGCTATGACTACCTAAAATTGCTCCTAGCAAAGTCGTTCCACTTCTACCACATCCACCTATGAAAACGGGATTCATTGTTGCCTCCTTAAAGAATTTTTTAACAACTTTTACCAAAATTAATTATGGTTTTAATTTGAGGAATGCTTTTGTAAAAACCGTTTATATGTATTAGCTATAGTATTAAATAACCATATTGCATCGACACCCCAAAAAGTTTGAGGAATAAGAAGAGATAATAAAAGAGAAAAAGCTAAAGTTATTGTTCCAGCTATGCTAATAATTGCTAAATTTGGTATAAACAAACTTCTCATAAATGTAGCTATTAACCAAACACTGACATAGGTAATAACGGCAAAGCAACTAGCTGGTATATGTGCTGCAAATAAATCTCGCCAAGTAATAAATGTCAAACGCAAGCTAAGCTGAGCCATGAGAAGAAAGTTTATGCTAAGAGCAATCAGAACTCCGATCGCTACACCTGATATTCCCCAATAATGTCCTAGCCAAGCTCCTGCTAAAATGAGAGTTGCGTAAACTCCTTGTATCCAAGCTCGTTTGTAGACTGCACCTTTGGCTCTTGCTAGCGAATCACTAACTTTATAACTAGTACGAAACAGCATACCTATCGTCAGAATTTGGAAGGGAATGATCGCTCCAGTCCAAGCAGGTCCCAGTAACAAATGGATAATCTCAGGACTTAAAGCAAACAAAGCTGCACTAGTAGGTAATATTATTAACGCGATAAGTGTGATACTGCGTCTATAAGCTATTGCCAATCTTTTTGGTTCTTCTTGAACTTTTGCCATTGCTGGAAAAAGTACTTTATCTAAAGCTTGACCTAGCAGATTTGCAGGTAAAACCATAAGTTGATAAGCTCTTCCGTATAAGCCTAAAGCTTCTGCACCCAACCAGCGACCTACTACTAAGTAATCGCCCTGAGTTGCAATATAGTTAAAAATACGAGCAATTGTAAATCCACCACCAAAATGTATTAAATCGTCAAAAGCAGCGCGGTCAAACTGGGGTAATTTTGGATGAGGCTTAATAATGAGCAAAATTAGGCTGTTGGTAGCTGCCTGAGATAGCGTTGCTCCTACTAACGCCCATATCCCAAAGCTAGCAAGAGCAAGGCTGACTCCAACAATACCGTATCCTACAATAAACGACGCAAGGTTAATACTCGTTAACCAACGAAATTGTAGTTCTCTTTGTAATAGCGATTCAGCAATAACTGATATACTATGCAGAGGGAAAACCAACACGAGAACGCGAATAACTAATGTGAGTTCCTCCATCTGAAAGAAGTTTGCCAAGCTAGGACTAAATAGCCAGAGAAAACTTGCCATTAGTAACCCAAAAAATACAGAAACTGTAAAACCAGTACGCAGATGACTGTCTTCTAAATTTGGACGTTGTACAATTGCTGGACCAACACCTAGTAAAGAAAAAATTTCGGAAAAACCTATAACAATAGAGGCAGCATTAACAATCCCAAAATCTGCTGGAGTGAGAAGACGTGCCAAAATAATAAAGACTACTAACCGCAGTATAGCTTGAAAACCCGCACCGGAAATTACCCAAAATAATCCATTTAATGTACTATGGGTTATACTCTTCTGCATACATGAATTAAAAATAGTAGATTTCGCTTGTTTATTTGGTTAGCAGATGTATGAAACACGTTTGTCAGCTAAATAGTAAAACCTAGGCTTGCAATCTTTTATTTTTTTGCCTTGCGTGAACTACAAAAAGAATTTAACCTGATTTACAAACAACTATGTATGGAGATCTCACGGAACTTTTGAGGTAATTCATAATATTCTATTATTTGCCTAAGTAGATATACGGTATTTTGCCGCTGTGTTTTGTGCAGATAATCAAAAACTAATTAATTAGCTATGCGTTGAGAAAAAGGATTAAATTAATAATTGCAAATTAAAGTTCGCATATTTACGTATAAATTCAGCTTTACCTTGTAAGACGATAAGAAATTCTGCTCAAGCTCCAGTAATATTACTGATAAATTAATATGAGTTATGATTGCTTCTGCGATTTGTCTATATCGCATCTTGATAAGTGGGATCGCCTAGCTTAGTAGGACCCGAACTCAACTTTTAGATAGCGTTTTTTATTTAAGTGCGATTGTGTCTAAATCAACAGTGCGATCGCCTACTTAGACAAACTCAGTAATTCTCCTCAAACATTGGGCTGGATGTCGCCTACGCGGGACGATCAGTATGAAATCAACTACTCACCAGCAGCCTGTAGGATTGTTGCATATAACTGGCTACTTACTCGAAAATCCACCTGCTCAATCAAGTGATCCATTAGAGGCTTAACAGACAAAATCAAACCATTCCGTTTAGCTTGTAATAAAACACCCAAAAGCCCAGTTACATTAAGTCCCAAATCTGCTGCCAATACTCTGCCGCGACGCTCATCCATTAAAAGAAGATTCGCCTTCAGTTCCAGTGTTAAAATGATTGCTTCAGCTTCACCCAAGTCAATATTACTCTGTTTAGTTTGAGTATCTTTCACTCGTTGAGCGTCAGTAACGGTTTGAGTCTGAATCCAAGGTAGAGTTTTTACTTCGGCTGCACCAGGAACAATCTTACCCACATTCACCATTTCGTTGTAAACGGCAGTAGGAATAATGATGACTCCATAAAGTTGCCGCAACAGATCTAACTGACCATCGCTGCTAAGTTTGTAATAGGTGAAGTATCACTGACAACAATCACAACAAGCCCATTGACTGCAATGTTGTCACATCAGACTGAAAATCTTCTACATCGTAGTTAATACAAAGTCCTCGTTTTGCTAATTCGTGTTGAAATTCAATGACTGTTAGCCCAGTCCAAGCGCGAACTTTGCCACTGCTGATTTTTTCCTGCTTATACAGCATGATAGCAATTTCTAGCCGCAATTCATCCTCACTCATCTTAGTTGCTTGCAGAATCTCATCAGGAATAACAACGCTCATTGGTTTGTGTGGTAGAAAGTAAAGTTATCCTAATTCAAGGATAAGCAATTCTACACTGCTGATAACTTCCTCCACTCCAACAGTGCGATCGCATAATAAAAAAAGAGGCACGTGATATGCCTCTGTAAATTTAGCGATGCACAAGCATTTTATTGTGCGGCAGAAGTTGCACTCACTAGCGCGGTTAACACCGATTGCACTGCAACGAGTTCTGGTGATGGATTACTCAACGCCGAGCCACTCGCATCGATAACCGCATTGTAGGCTTGCACTGCTGCTAACAAGTTGGCTGGAGATGCTGTAGTGTTATCGAACAATCCTTGGAGCGCCGCTACAAGTTCTGCTGCTAGTGCTGGATCGTCAACTAAGGATGCGATCGCACTTTCGAGTGCAGTCGGATCTCCTGTTCCTGTAAGTACCGCTAATAGAGTTTGTTGTACTGTATTAGGAATACTTGCAATAGCGACTCCAGGAACGGCAACAGGTAATGTTCCTTGCGCTAATTGAGCGCTGATGATACTAATCGCTTGACGCAGCGCGAGTAATAGGGCTGCTTTGGAAATTCTTGTACCACTTCTTGTTAGGCTAGGAGCAAAAGCACCACCAGCAATATCACCTGTTGTAATGATTGCACCTGTAACGTCAGAAGCGTTTCCAGTTTGTGCTGGCGCGGGTATTGCAAAAACGAGTAAAGAAGTTCCTAGTGTTAAACCAATAGATAAACGTTTTAGAATGTTTTTCATAATTTCAAATTTGATTAAAACTTACAAATATCAGTTTGGAAGAATTTGCATCAAAAGGAGATAGCATAACCGACACCGAGAATAAATCTCGCACCGTCACCTGCATTCCCTGTAACATCAGCGATCGCCGGAGTAATAATTAGTGGGAAGTTGAAAGGAACAATCGAAGCACCCAAGTTTAAGTCTTGACCTGTCCAGTCGGCGATGAGTGAGACGCGCTCTAAAGCTTGTATACCGATGCTACCAAAGACATTGACGGATTCGTTACCAGCTTCGACATCGCTTTCCGAACGGAAACGACCGCCACCTAGTCCTAAAGATAAAGTCAGCTTACTTAAAGGGTCAGCAGGGTCATCGCGCAAGGGAATAATCTTACTGACAACGCCATAAACACTGCTACCACCATCGGTAGAACCCCAAGTCGTCGCATTCTCGACACCAACCGCAACGCCAAAGTTATTTGGTAATACGCGGTGCAGTTTCAAACTCACACCACCATCTTCAAATGTGTCACCGATTAAATCGACAACCGAAACCGCAACCTCTAACCCAACAGCACGATCTGCGTCACCTAAACCAAAACCGAAGGAAACTCCGCCGTCCGAGCGACTCGTATTTCGCGCCCGTGCTTGAAAGCTAGCACCTAAAAATGCATCACCCCAATCAGCACCAAACGCGGTAGGCGAACCGACACTCGATCCACCACCTGGTACTGTAGGTCTAATCGTATCGACGATTGTTGGTGGTTCAATTCGAAATTGCTCGCGTAACTGCGCGACTTCTTGTTCTGGAGGTGATGTAGGAGTAGGTTCTGGTGCGGTAGCAACGGTTTCGTAACCCACAATATACTGATTTGCTACATCGGTTGGTTCTAAAGGTGGTACTGTACCGTTACGGACTAAAGCTTGATAAATAAACGCCGCGACATCCGCACGTGTAGCAATTTGATTTGGGCTGAGCGTTGCTAGATTAGGGTAGTTAACGACTATCCGATTTTCGGTTGCAGCAGCGATCGCCTTGCGCGCAAAATCAGGAATATCAGCAGCATCTTGGAAGTTATCTAGAATCGCGACATTACTTGCGTTTAAGTTCAGTCCACTTGCAAGGGAGACTAAAACTTGTGCGCGCGGAATGTTTTGCTCAGGAAGAAAGATGTTATTCGGATATCCTGCCAAAAACCCTGATTGGTACGCGGCTTGAATCGCATCACTTGCCCAGTAAAATGAAGGAACATCGTTAAAAGTGATTCCTTCCCGTTGCTGTGTTAGCGGAAACGCTTTACTAATCATCGCGGCAAACTGCGCGCGCGTCACGGGTGCATTAGGACGAAAAGTTCCATCGGGAAAACCACTAATAACATTCCGTGCAGCTAAAGCTTCAATAAAACTTTGCGCCCAGTTGTTTTGAATATCTGGAAACGTTGTTGCTTGCGCGACCTTGTAACTATCTACGTTTGTCGAATTGTTTTGTGCTGCTTGTTGCTGCAATAGATGCGCAGCGTTGGCCTTGAACAAAGTCGCGTTATCTTGCGAATTAAGATTTGCAGGGCTAGCATACGCTACCTGACCTAAGTTACTAATAGCTAACGCTGCTAAAATATAAATTGCAGGTTTCAAAATCAGCATACAAGTTGTTTTATTTAACAGTTATGTTGTGGGTTGAAATCAGTGCATTTTTGGAGATATTGTTTTGCTAGCGCACTAGCTTACAAAAAATATGCAGACAGTATTGGCTCTTGAAGTCAACATCAAGAGGAATCAGATAAACAGCACCGTTTTCGCTGGGTTGAATACAGCTACAACCTACTTATAAGTGCGTGAAAATAAAGATCATTTCAGGGTTGGTTATTAGCAACAACAAGCCGTTAGTGATTAGCTATTGGCTTTTCTTAGGCTAAAGTCTTAACTGCAAGCGCGTGCTAAACACTTTTCCGCTATTTAACCCAAAAAAGGAGCAATTTCAATGTTTTTGGCATTTTTAGACAATAATAAGCGACGACAGCAATGTAACTTTGCTGTGTCATGCATTCAAGCGTGTTTTCACTTAAAAAAACAGAATAAATACGGAGGAGTAAAGTAGATTCAGTAATTTTACCGTATTACCAAATTTAGAGTTTTTGCTACAAATATTTTAACAACGTAGATGCGTTGAATCACGTTACTGTAAACTCTTTTTCACCGCTGAAGCTAAATTGAGACGAATCTTGAGGATGCAATTACGTAATTGTGAAAATTTTGCACAAATCACAATGCTGTGATTAGACCTGCTTATAGAAATACGAACGGCTGATTCGTCACGCAGCAAGTAAGATATCAGCAATGCGTGTTGCTGCGTTACCTTCACCGTAGAGTCGTGGTGCATGAGTCGGTGTCGTAAAATGAGTTAAAGATTGATATAAGTTTTCGGGCTTGACGAGATGATTCCAACCAACTTCTACTGTTTCTTGCCATTCGGTTTCGTCTCTCAGTGTAAAGCAAGGACGTCCTAGGATATATGCTTCTTTTTGCATTCCTCCCGAATCAGTAAGCACAGATTGACAGTTTTTTTCTAAGATCAACATATCTAGGTAGCTCACTGGTGGAATAACTTGTATCGCTTCAAGATAAGGTAACATTTCCTGCTGCTGTACTTTGGCTAAGGTACGCGGATGCATGGGAAAGACAACAGGATATTTGAGTTGCGTTAAATTTTCTAAGATATTTTGGAGGCGATCGCGGTTATCGGTGTTACTCGGTCGATGAATCGTTGCTAAATAAAATTTTTGGTCAACTAAATCAAGTTTCTCTAGAATTTGCGATGTCTGCTGGGCTTTGGCAAGATACGTTAGGATCGCGTCCATCATCACATCCCCGACGAGATGTACTCCTTGCAAGATTCCCTCCTTAGTGAGACACTGTACAGCTAGAGGTGTCGGTGCAAAGAGCAGCTGTGAAAGATGATCGGTAACAACGCGATTGACTTCTTCGGGCATTTCGCGATTAAAGCTGCGTAATCCTGCTTCAATATGGACAATAGGAATTTGTAGCTTCGCCGCAACTAAAGCGCCGGCGATCGTCGAGTTAGTATCACCATAAACGCAAACCCAATCGGGCTTAATTTGTAATAAGATTTCTTCTATCTTTTCCATCATGCGACCTGTCATCGCCCCATGATTTAGACTGTGGATATTTAAATGATATTTGGGTTGGGGTAAATCCAAATCTTGAAAGAAAACATCAGACATTACGCGGTCAAAATGCTGTCCGGTGTGGATAAGAATTTCTTCGATTTCAGCATTTTTCAAGGCAGAACTAACGACTGATGCTTTGATAAATTGTGGTCTAGCACCTAGAATTGTGGCTAATTTCATAAGTATAGAAATTCTAAATTAGTTATAAATTATAGGCATTTTTGGCAATCGGTAGTGGGTAATTGGTAATAGAGTTTTGTACAAGAAGTCTATTTGTAAACTAAAATTTTCTTTTGTTTGATGAATCTTTTTTTCATTAGCTGAGTTAAATATCGTAGGTGACTTAAAATGACTCTAGCAACACGTAGTTTTGACTGTCCATAAACTCGACTTTGAAGTTCAGCAGGATACTCTGCAACTTTGTAACCATGCAGCATAGCTTCGACTAAAATTTCGACTAGACCA is a genomic window of Chroogloeocystis siderophila 5.2 s.c.1 containing:
- a CDS encoding sulfotransferase family protein; amino-acid sequence: MNPVFIGGCGRSGTTLLGAILGSHSDCLTIPEFQFKLNIIQACNHKAHFHTYTNEILKDKRFKIWRISVDAENLQENLAKSAIHTVDFFVKKYAESINSSKSPKLWIDHTPTNMKYAKTLLEVFPQAKFIHIVRDGRAVASSVMPLDWGPNTITKAASWWVEHMAYGLAAESFLGKDKIIRIKYEDLISEPEETVKNLCSYLDIEYQHLMLKATGFKVPFYTSAQHNLIGKRLDVTRLNDWEKKLASEEIEIFEILTGDFLKHLNYSLKSHSIRLTIHRVDRVKFYLQEIYIQQLNKIRNRLRFYKSQIYKLN
- a CDS encoding lipopolysaccharide biosynthesis protein, coding for MQKSITHSTLNGLFWVISGAGFQAILRLVVFIILARLLTPADFGIVNAASIVIGFSEIFSLLGVGPAIVQRPNLEDSHLRTGFTVSVFFGLLMASFLWLFSPSLANFFQMEELTLVIRVLVLVFPLHSISVIAESLLQRELQFRWLTSINLASFIVGYGIVGVSLALASFGIWALVGATLSQAATNSLILLIIKPHPKLPQFDRAAFDDLIHFGGGFTIARIFNYIATQGDYLVVGRWLGAEALGLYGRAYQLMVLPANLLGQALDKVLFPAMAKVQEEPKRLAIAYRRSITLIALIILPTSAALFALSPEIIHLLLGPAWTGAIIPFQILTIGMLFRTSYKVSDSLARAKGAVYKRAWIQGVYATLILAGAWLGHYWGISGVAIGVLIALSINFLLMAQLSLRLTFITWRDLFAAHIPASCFAVITYVSVWLIATFMRSLFIPNLAIISIAGTITLAFSLLLSLLIPQTFWGVDAIWLFNTIANTYKRFLQKHSSN
- a CDS encoding glycosyltransferase encodes the protein MKILMLVPAVGTVYGGPSKSVVELAQALGHHSIEVDLITTNANGSEKLNVPLQTWISETSYRFQYFPYWDLKGYKFSLALTNWLFKNASNYDLVHANAVFSYANLPAYWACQQQKIPYLVTPRGMLEPWALSYKAWKKRLYYNLFEKPALQQASAIQTLAKKEAEGVKILDLKAPIFVVPNGVHKQDFETLPEPENFYSKFPETRNKTLILFLGRIDPKKGLDLLSTAFAKIHTLFPHTHLIVAGQDNIGYLPVVKDYFAQAGCIDAVTFTGMLTGSLKHSALAAANIYVAPSYSEGFSMSVLEGMASGLPCVITTGCNFSEAASAQAAYVVNVNAEELADALTKCLQNPQQAKQMGNRARQLVFENYTWERVASQLIEIYMSIRKREPISAVY
- a CDS encoding acyltransferase codes for the protein MFYLFLSKVFKGFDFLKSTLVANSCLFFPQIWFRALGKNCCFQGFPRFGYAFRDIRVGNNCSFGIGIFLNCGADGYINIGNFVSLNDYTYISSLYGVEIGDNSRIAEFVSIRDNDHAYADPETLIRNQGFQGAKIKIGSDVWIGRGVFIGKGVEIGNGAVIGANSVVTKSIPPFAVAVGVPAKVIKYRQKKSNESIMQCLEVT
- a CDS encoding UPF0175 family protein, with amino-acid sequence MSVVIPDEILQATKMSEDELRLEIAIMLYKQEKISSGKVRAWTGLTVIEFQHELAKRGLCINYDVEDFQSDVTTLQSMGLL
- a CDS encoding glycosyltransferase is translated as MKIQRKNILIVGLSSVQHTSNNTWITKTSIAEYINELAQQFDECTWITYVSSEMPSLQGNINSNLVKVVPLQSHQKALFNWLRLIAYLRHRPYVILYFPAFLSLVPILPLIHQLSRGMVVYLGNDYEQSLLQANGKWLGWSVLYRFSTEYTLKIASVVIARGKYLADRVRKFNQNVVETVPLGHLNLRSKTYAPDSSVSCVKRVLYLGQVLWRKGLKDLFLAMQLVVHNYPEVTIVLDVVGDGADRQATEIFVQNMKFNEYIKFHGWVDAKEKLSAFFQETDVLVVPSSSYPEGVPRVIDEALSQGVPVIATRVGGITKEFTDEEIMLIDPNSPQQIAVAIAAILFDTKTRERYITNAQRRLELWTKYGSAAQQHKRILLREREN
- a CDS encoding O-antigen ligase family protein, producing MRFAQTAKGETNIGITTGLAILLIGLSVFSGRTMAAIKRYPNALFFVAFLILSGTASLFASEPIQAIKMTILVGGYFLLAFSVAGLKLQRQEILQLISVFAISTALMSITSLIDYFHVVDIPRVNERSASRGLEVANLLGPFYSQTPMAAHLCLAFPIPIAFIFSQSVEKKQKFLWIVVLIPTILAAILTYSRGLFISFAIVITYIFYISGDITRVKYWLRNFVAASTILAIGIFLIQSYLPKQYTALIQRLSDTQLEAIQSSKSDTARFGAIESTLKDLSESPFGLGFTESEIQVGSRVYSKNAHSNIIDILRAGGPLGLLLFTFFILPVLVRAFNIIEPQIEIPLFAALVSFFMYGLTHTTIATMFAWILAGITFHLKSLRVNKKVSF
- a CDS encoding DUF3368 domain-containing protein, coding for MRQLYGVIIIPTAVYNEMVNVGKIVPGAAEVKTLPWIQTQTVTDAQRVKDTQTKQSNIDLGEAEAIILTLELKANLLLMDERRGRVLAADLGLNVTGLLGVLLQAKRNGLILSVKPLMDHLIEQVDFRVSSQLYATILQAAGE